The candidate division WOR-3 bacterium nucleotide sequence AATTCGGGTCGCACAGGATTAAAAATAAAAGATTGATTTTCTTCAATACCAATCAGACTATTGGGTGCCCAGGTTGTGAATCGCAAGGCAAAACTATCGCTAATAGGTGGAACACCACAGGGAAAATTTGGCACCAATTTTACCCGGTAATATACTCCTGATGTGCCAGTACTATTTTCAATACCAACCTGATAAGAGGCCTGACCGAAAGAGTCGGTGTGATAGAATCGGTAATAGCAGTAGATATCACCATCACCGGTGGGTGTCGGGTAATATGCTGGGTCGTGTAGGACAATCTGAAAACTATAGTGGGTATCTGGCAGAGTATATAACGGCATTTTAAACCATTCTACGATAAACCGATGCCTTGGCTGGTCGTAATAGTAATAAACATCTGCCGGATGATTTGGATAGTTGGGCCAAAGGAAACCGTGATTCAACGCTGCAATAAAATTATTCGGTAAGTTGGGAGTGGGTATACCATTTATAAGACCATATGGAACTGCGACGGAATCCATTACGATAAATCCATTGTCATGCACCATAATTCGGTTGTAATTTTCGCCATAAAATTTGAATGTAAACGGTAGGTGAACACATTTAGGGTCTTCATTTTGGGGATCCAACGATATTCCCTGATGCTCATTCTGAGTAGTATCAATCGCAAACCACTCAAATACCGGCCTCAATTCTGGATATGGACCAGTCGACCAGTAGCAATAATAGCGTCCATCATTGGGTACTGGGTTTCCCACTGGAAATTCAATAACTTTTGTCCAGGATGTCTCGGCACAGGCGATAAAAACCACAAATCGTGCAGTATCACCACCTAAATAATTAGGTGAAACATATAGTGCAAACCGATCACTGGTATTCTGCACCGAATCACCAACATTGATATTACCAAAATTGGCAGTAGAATCTAAAATCATTATCCCGGGATCACCCGTCCGTAATTTGGCTGAGACATTCGTGGCATCAAATACACCGTTGTTTTTTAGATAACAAACAATCTGGGCGTTTTCTCCAGGGTCAAGTTTCTCGTTTCCATTATTGTCACCCACTACACGGGGTTTTGTGATGATTAGATTCGGTTGGTTGGGTGATGGTGAATTCTGTAAAGCGCGCCAGATATTTAGTATTCCCCAGCCCCACTTATTGTTGGGTATATTGCCCGCCCAATATGCTCCGTCACAATTGAAACAAAGGAGATGATATAATTGTTGGGGTGTGTAATTTGGATTTCTTTCAAGCAAAAGAGCTGCTGCACCAACGACATGTGACAAGGGCGGAACATTCCCTAATTTATATCCACCATTCTTCCACGCTGAATACACATTTCCCCATGGTGCGAGGAGGTCCGGTTTTAAAAAGTTCCAGGTGGGATAAAACCAGAAAGAAGGATCATTTATTGGCGGTATATTCGGAGATGGTCCAACATTTTGATTAGCAATATTGAGACTATCAACGTAGCCAACGCCAATTACTATCGGATAACTCGCTGGTGCTGAAAAAGTTCCAGATATTGTAGGAATTCCTACATCACAGACTGATAATATACCCAGATCTTTCATGAAAGACACTATATTCCACCAGTGTATATTATTTTGTGTTCCAACGTATGCAAACTCAATATCAAGCAATCTTATATCAATCCCCATTTGTTTAAGATCCGCCATATACTGTAAGCACTCATCAGTTGATGAATAAGTATAACTACCCGATGTATCAATACATTTCGTCGGAATAAACTTTGCATTATAGGCAATACCGATATCATTACCAGAAGGTCCTGGACCATCGCCCCCGCAGATTATGCCAGTTAAGAATGTACCCCAATAATCATCGTAAGGAACTGATTGCCCATTCACTGCATCATACCAGTAAGGCGCCAGCCATTTGCCTGCAAGTGCTGGATGTTGAACCATTACGCCACTGCCAACAACTCCGATAATGACATCTCTTCCACTGTATCCTGCCGCCCAGCAAGAATCTGCCTGTATCCTTCTTAAATTCCAACCAATATCCACATTATCTATATCCGAGTTATCCAATCGCACATTACTTTCCTCAATTGTTTGAGGTTCAAAGGAACATTTCATTTTGACATTCGAAGAGATAAACCAGATATCATTCCGTTTGGCTAATTCTTTGATCACATCCTTTGTCGCCTTCAAATGGAGACCATTAAAAACCCAGAATTGCCGAACAATTTCCGCCTTACTTTCGGGCAATGATTTCAGGTAATCCACCAAGGCACTCTGTGAGTTAAAAGCAATAACCTTTGCCTGATTACATTTTTCCTGCGGGGTTAAATTGTCGTTCTCACTAAATGGATATTCCGTATTCATATGAACGATCACAAAAATCTTTTCATCCGGTCTTGCTCTATCCATAACATCCTTCAGGTCTGAGGTAATCTTCCCCGGCACCTGGGGTAACAGGAAAAATAATATTAATAAATAGTGCATAAAACCTCCTTTAGCAGAAATATTTTATCATAAAATTGTCATATATTTGATCAAAATGTCCTAAAAAACATATGAAATTGCGTGGGTTTTTTTCTTTTTTTACTGACTTTGGGAAAAAATAAAATTTTTATACCATTTTTTCTTAAAAATGCAATAACAAATGGTTTTCCAATGAAGGGTACCTATCATAAAGACTTATGGTAGGAAGGTTTAGTTAACTACAATTAACTTGCCAAATTTTATACCTTTCTTTGCTGTTTCAATCTTATAGAAATAAATCCCTCCAGGTAAGTTATTCAGTCTTTTGCCGATCTTTCTGCCCAAAGGATCATACAATGTAAGTATACCATCGACTCGGTCTTCATATCGGCAATCATTTGCTAAAATCGTCGGTATAAAGAAACCAGCAGGATGATCTACATCTTTATCCTCAGTTATACCTACCAATATTTCTTTAAATCCTTCCTGGATCTGCCAGCCAGGATTATTTAATCCACGCCATTCATAGGCACCAACATCCCACTGGCTTCCATAAGGTCTTGATAAGAGATTGAAATCGTCATCCGGTGCACCATAGGATTGGGTCCCGTTATTGAGCAATGTAGCACTGGATTTTGGATAAAGATTGATAACACCCGGGGTCGGGACTGGATTTATAAATTCCTGGCTCGGATGATTGCCCAATGTTGAACCTGTTACCTGGGATTGACCATAATGCCGATTATATGCTACATAACCCGGACCTATTCCGTCCGGTGCCTGTATCGCACTCGCGGTTATGGTATCCTGATAACAGGCATTATTGATGCAGACCATTTCTCCGGTCGCAATATTCCAGTCATCAAGCCTAAGACAGGTTATATTGCAGTGATATATTGTATTATTCCGGATATATAAATCATTCATTCCCCAACCACCATAATTGCGGACATTTATTCCATAATCACAACTGAATATCACATTATTGTCAATATTGGTCTGACCCACGGCAAAGATACCTTCAGGTGTATTCCAGATTGCATTCCGACGCACAATATTATTGTCTA carries:
- a CDS encoding S8 family serine peptidase, translating into MHYLLILFFLLPQVPGKITSDLKDVMDRARPDEKIFVIVHMNTEYPFSENDNLTPQEKCNQAKVIAFNSQSALVDYLKSLPESKAEIVRQFWVFNGLHLKATKDVIKELAKRNDIWFISSNVKMKCSFEPQTIEESNVRLDNSDIDNVDIGWNLRRIQADSCWAAGYSGRDVIIGVVGSGVMVQHPALAGKWLAPYWYDAVNGQSVPYDDYWGTFLTGIICGGDGPGPSGNDIGIAYNAKFIPTKCIDTSGSYTYSSTDECLQYMADLKQMGIDIRLLDIEFAYVGTQNNIHWWNIVSFMKDLGILSVCDVGIPTISGTFSAPASYPIVIGVGYVDSLNIANQNVGPSPNIPPINDPSFWFYPTWNFLKPDLLAPWGNVYSAWKNGGYKLGNVPPLSHVVGAAALLLERNPNYTPQQLYHLLCFNCDGAYWAGNIPNNKWGWGILNIWRALQNSPSPNQPNLIITKPRVVGDNNGNEKLDPGENAQIVCYLKNNGVFDATNVSAKLRTGDPGIMILDSTANFGNINVGDSVQNTSDRFALYVSPNYLGGDTARFVVFIACAETSWTKVIEFPVGNPVPNDGRYYCYWSTGPYPELRPVFEWFAIDTTQNEHQGISLDPQNEDPKCVHLPFTFKFYGENYNRIMVHDNGFIVMDSVAVPYGLINGIPTPNLPNNFIAALNHGFLWPNYPNHPADVYYYYDQPRHRFIVEWFKMPLYTLPDTHYSFQIVLHDPAYYPTPTGDGDIYCYYRFYHTDSFGQASYQVGIENSTGTSGVYYRVKLVPNFPCGVPPISDSFALRFTTWAPNSLIGIEENQSFIFNPVRPELRLASNIFNKSLKITLYIPDENYNYNRTKNDISLKIYDVAGRVVRKFNHEIKKNGEAFEVIWNGLDNHGRRLPSGVYFVHLNYKGVICVKKAVLIE
- a CDS encoding right-handed parallel beta-helix repeat-containing protein is translated as MSRVNIIILLFCLGFATTYIADTPGEIQSYTNQLQAGDTLLIMPGTYAMNWNIADRYGTENDWIVIQPYSSGVVINGVNYDNVIDIYNCHYVELRGIEITNSYNGSGIDGIKFRTTSDHILMENLHIHDLTGVGISANPAGQSFTYLTIRRCHIHDITDVGEGLYIGNHDGLTPVHHCLVELNWIHDCHPHKGIQFKRGTYLNIIQDNVVYNCDEAGIVLYKTDQSSALDNNIVRRNAIWNTPEGIFAVGQTNIDNNVIFSCDYGINVRNYGGWGMNDLYIRNNTIYHCNITCLRLDDWNIATGEMVCINNACYQDTITASAIQAPDGIGPGYVAYNRHYGQSQVTGSTLGNHPSQEFINPVPTPGVINLYPKSSATLLNNGTQSYGAPDDDFNLLSRPYGSQWDVGAYEWRGLNNPGWQIQEGFKEILVGITEDKDVDHPAGFFIPTILANDCRYEDRVDGILTLYDPLGRKIGKRLNNLPGGIYFYKIETAKKGIKFGKLIVVN